The window CATTGATCGTGTGCATGACGCACATATATAGGTACAGGGTGGACCGGCCTCTACTTGTCTCCCAAGATGTACAAATATACGAGGGGGAGACAGAGAGATACAACAGTATAAATACAGACCCAAGTCCTATACACATGCGGTGGACAACGTACGCTCAACACCCCCTcgcagtcgaagcgtcgccgGAGACACAGAGACTGGACCGAAACTCCTCAAAGACTGGGGTTGGTAGTCCCTTAGTCATAACATCGGCAAATTGCTGAGTGGTAGGAACGTGCAAAACACGAACCTTCCCAAAGGGCCACCTGCTCGCAAACGAAGTGAATAtcgagctcaatatgcttcgtaCGGCGATGATGGACggggttggcggagaggtagacggcggagacgttgtcgcagtagacgATCGTGGCCTTAGGGACCACACAAAGCAACTCCTGGAGCAGCTGACGGAGCCAAGAGCACTCAGCAACGGCATTAGCTACTGCCCGATACTCCGCCTCGGTACTCGAGCGGGAGACTGAGGGCCAGTCGGCGTCGGAGTAGGCGACCATGTCGATAAAGGAGGATGCCGTCAGAGTGAGTCCCAGGGTCATAGTGTCGCGTATGTACCGAATAATACGCTTCACCAGAGTCCAGTGGGAGTCACGCGGGGGGTGCATGTGAAGGCACACCTGCTGGACTGCATACTGCAAGTTAGGCCGAGTGAGGGTGAGGTACTGCAGGGCGCCGACCATGGAGCGGTAGAACGCGGCCTCAGGCGCAGGGGAACCCTCCAAAGCAGAGACCTTCGGCGTGGGgcgggcttgcagttaagcatacCCGCACGGTCAAGAAGCTCATGAGCGTACTTCTGCTAATGCAGAAAGAACCCATCGGCACGACGAACAACCTCAATGCCAAGGAAGTAGTGCAGCGCTCCTAGATCCTTGAGGCCAAACTCATCACGAAGATGAGTCGTGAGCTGCTGAAGAAGCCCAGGCGAGGATGCCGTGAggatgatgtcatcaacatagagCAGCAGGTACGCAGTAGCAGTGCCCCGATGATAGATGAAGAGAGAAGCGTCGGAGCGGGTGGTGCGGAACCCAAGTTGCTGCAAGAACCCAGCCATACGCTGTTACCACGCTCGGGGGGCCTGCTTCAGTCCATAGAGAGACCGAGAGAGCAAGCACACGTGGTCGGGATGCTCGGCGTCACGAAGCCGGTCGGCTGCTCACAGAAGACCCGTTCCGTGAGGTGGCCGTGCAGAAAGGCGTTGGAAACGTCCAACTAATGCACGGGCCAGGCACGGGAGATCGCCAGCTGCAACACCGTGCAGATCGTGCCTGGTTTAACGAccggggcgaaggtgtcggtgaagtccatGCCGGCGCGCTGGCGGAAGCCGCGCACCACCCAGCGAGCCTTGTAGCGCTCGGGAGAACCGTCGGCGTGGGTCTTGTGGCAAAACACCCATTTTCCACTGATGACGTTGGCACGAGGGGGCCACGGAACAAGATGCCACGTGCGGTTGCGCTGCAACGCATTGAACTCCTCGCGCATCGCGGCGAGCCAATGTGGATCACAAAGGGCCGCGCGTGCGGACGAGGGGATGGGTGACGATGGAGAGGACGAGGTCGACACCACGCGCGCATACTCGTCGGCGGCGTAGTGCGTGCTGTGTCGGTGGATACCGGCGCGAGATCGAGTCATCATGCCAGCAGGGGACGGGTCGACCGCGGCGGGGGCGGGTCGACCACGGTGGGAGCAACGGACGAGGGTGGTGAAGGGTCCGTCACGGCCGGTGCAGCGCCCGCCGCAGGAGGAGCCGGGTCCCCCGAGAAACCGCCCAAGGGGCCGGGGGCAGGGCGGCCGCGCCCATAGGGGCCGCTCCCGTGGAGGCCGACGCAGAGGGGCCCGCGCCTGCGCCCGTGGGGGCCGCGGTGAGCCGCGCCGGGGCCGCGCCAGTGGTGGCCGCAGGGGGCCGCGTCGGGGCCATAGGAGGCCACGCCGGGGGCCACGCCGGGGCCATGTCCAGAGCAGCCACACCCGAAGGGGCTGCATGAGGGCGCGTGGTGGCTGAGGTGGAGGCGCCGCGTCCGCTGCAGGTACCTGGTGAAAAGGAAATACCCGTTCATCAAAGTACACGTGCCGGGAGGTGTACACACAGTGGGAGACAGGGTCatagcaccggtaacctttggtgttAGGAGGATATCCTAGAAAAATACAGGCTACGGATCGAGGAGCAAGTTTGTGTGGTGCGGTAGAGGCGGGACTAGGATAGCAAAGGCAACCAAAGATGAGGAGACCATCGTAGGATGGGGGGAACCGAAGAGAAGATGGTGTGGAGTGTAGTTCCAACGGGGACGACACGGCCTAATGTTAAGAAGGAGGGTGGCGGTGGTGAGTGCATCGGGCCAAAACCGAGGGGGGACGTTGGAGTGAAACAACAACGTTCAGGCGCAGTCGCTCAGAGTGCGAAGAGTGTGCTCGGCGCGGCCGTTTTGCTGGGATGTGTAGGGGCATGTTAGGGGAAAGGTGGTGCCGTAGGATGCGAGAAGTTGGCGAGTCACTACTGtaggttgctgctaacgcgacactacgatcagagacccttcgatgaaactgtgtgcgatgcaataatcgcaaacggtggtgtaaaagaaccgtaaaaaaggtgcaaaacgtttgtgatgccggatgcatcaaacacggttctgaTTTTaattgcgtgtgcgatgcagggcatatggttcagttcaacgaactgtttgcgatgaggcggaacaaaagaaacgggcagctagatgaAGACGTGGgcgatatacaacatacagttcactcggatgaactgtttgtgatgaggaggaacaatagaaacgggcagctagataaaggtgtgtgcgattgagggcatacgcttcagaaggattaactgtttgcgattaggcaacagaacaaaaacgggtcagccagatcaaagtgtctgcgattgatggcatacacttcacacgaatgaactgtttgcgattagccacaacaaacagaaacagttagatagatcaacgtgtgtgcgctataCGGGCACACACATTTTAATTAAAAGAAGcatgcgcgatggtaataacgagcgcgcatggttgttggaacaagacgtgtgctggcattgcctattgcggtgcaccctatggtgcaaacgccacgtacgcggctgAGAAggcgtgcccacgttacgccttccaggaatagtgccgcacttataaccatcaataaattttgagcctgcatcccgtcacattccaaattactgcCACGCTATATTTAATAGCAAACCTGTTCataccgatcaaaacctaaacggtttcacacttaggagtgtattagtactcgtttataaatactactactccaagatgactgcacattcctcctcaactcctcatccacaaaagcaaacaagtcattcatcatcgttcccttgcgtctgccatggccagcgtgagttctgggtcgccACCAGAGAgatgcgagcatggaagcggaagcacgagagatgtcccgcctcgccgcgaaagcagccggcaTGTCCCACCGCACGGCCGTAGCAGCatagaggtcccgccgcgccgtcgatgtagcagactaGTCCGGCCGCGCCACGGAAACAGAAGAGATGTCCTGCCGCGCCGCGAATGCAGTGGAGATGTCCCCCGCGctgcggcggcctgggaaaatgtctcgcgggcaggcgaggactcttacaggcgcatgcatgcgatcgtccatagccagatggatcagatctccggctggcgaggttgcaggacgacatgaaagcctcttttgaacaggctaccagcgtcatccggcaactaaatgagagcaatgcgaagctcctggctgagtgcgacctgctgagggcgaagatcgtcggaagtgcggagcagcaggaggagacgactgccttgttgaagaggaccggcgtcatcgtcgagaaacttatggacgagaatgccatgctgcgcatcgagcgcagaaggctggtggaggaatccgtggatgctctcaagcagcatcttgaggacaagaaagagctcatcgcgGCTCGccacggagactagttcccgcggcctgcagcaacgcgtCAAGGAAGTAGAGATCaacgagccagatcgttgtcttccttcttcttttgcccttgtgtatttcgggcattgccgcatgtggctttttttaattatgttcctaaatatgcaagacaattattatccactgacatcgtccttatattcatcatgcttgctataagtcgcagtcgatgctatataggtccgtcggatcttacatcaagatccgtgcactttatttttagattttcatttttctctcttaaatctcagtccagtgagacatatagccatgtcatagaacaggggctcgggcaccattaatggagacgttgggaggaaggtgcgcggcgggtagtggtcaaagggctctcctctcGATGAGCACGCGCAGAGGTCTAATCGCACGCCTcccatactcaaatagctaccccgcacgacacctcctagccaataaaaaaggaGACGCGTGGCAGCACGTacttggtaagtagaacgcccacggtttcaataatacttgtgtttctgatttgtaacgtgacaacacttgttctaaaataactttgttgattgttaatgtgtgcgccttcgcaaatcggacagaaaaattaccacagcatgttggtgccatgtcatgacaccatgccaaatttcatgattttcaagcgtgttttgaatttacaggaattaaaaaaccaagtttctcaatcttcccggccgagccacgacgcccagatgtttgaatttcattctcatttcttgtatgggacctagaaattcacccaaaaacacacatgtgatttttcaaccaattttggtgcactggagcatgtgcttgtaattcaaatttgaattattcacattaaatgcccgaaaactcaattaatgtataaaaagggcCAAGCGAATCCGGAATAAtttcaaaatttagcacgatacttctatttggtctaatctgcctgtgtaaacaAATTAAGGCGgtagaaggcagtgtacgtatgtcgtttcgcacacggaggtgacatgttccctctcgaaaccacgagccttcttgagagaagctccggtttgcaagaagcttacaccaaagcttgtcccaatttggccaaaaaaattaccgcagcatgttggtgccatgtcatgacaccatgccaagtttcatgattttcaggcgtgttttggatttacaggaattaaaaaaccaaatttctcaatctttccggccgagccacgacgcccagatatttgaatttcattcccatttcttgcatgggacctaaaaattcacccaaggacacacatgtgatttttcaaccaattttggtgcactggagcatgtgcttgtaattcaaatttgaattattcacattaaatgcccgaaaactcaattaatgtataaaaagggcCAAGCGAATCCGGAATAAtttcaaaatttagcacgatacttctatttggtctaatctgcctgtgtaaaaaaattaaggcgggagaaggcagtgtacgtatgtcgtttcggacacggaggtggcatgttccctctcggaaccacgagccttcctgagagaagctctggtttgcaaaaagcttacaccaaagcttgtcccaattcggccaaaaaaattaccacagcatgttggtgccatgtcatgacaccgtgcgaagtttcataattttcaggcgtgttttggatttgcgggaattaaaaaaccaagtttctcaatctttccggctgagccacgatgcccagatgtttgaatttcattcccatttcttgcatgggacctagaaattcacccgaggacacacatgtgatttttcaaccaactttggtgcggtggagcatgtgcttgtagttcaaatttgaattatgcatattaaatgtccagaaactcaattaatgtatagaaaaggccaaacgaactcggaataattccaaaatttagcacgatacttctgtTTGGTCTAATCTGTCTGTGTAAAAataattaaggcgggagaaggcagtgtacgtatgtcgtttcgcacacggaggtgacacgttacctctcggaaccacgagccttcttgagagaagctccggtttgcaagaagcttacaccaaagcttgtcccaatttggcgaaaaaaattaccgcagcatgttggtgccatgtcatgacaccatgctcagtttcatgattttcaggcgtgttttggatttacaggaattaaaaaaccaagtttctcaatctttccggccgagccacgacgcccagatgtttgaatttcattcccatttcttgcatgggacctataaattcacccaaagacacatgtgatttttcaacaaactttggtgcactggagcatgtgcttttagttcaaatttgaattatgcacattaaatgccgagaaactcaattaatgcataaaaatgataaaatgaacccggaataattccaaatttaaacacgacactcatgtactagttgcatgttcactgtacgtaaatgttctagctaTTCAAACACCATCTTTTCCCTCCGTAACActattttgtctttcaaaacatgatgaaaaaatcaggtatactacaaacagtttactagaaagaatcgtgtgggatgcgatataaaatatcttgacgcaccgtcttgtctggcttacgcaggaagcttcgtcgtctacaggccaccgcccccgcttgaaccacacttgcgcgccaatttctcgcggcaccgagcgaattttttttgccaccgcggaaatatctatgtccccgccccctccctcccaccaaaagccacatttccactgttcctcgctttccaagttcaaaccttcactgctgcttactggcagctcatcctcctcgccggcaacccttcttgcagcgccgcctcctcgccggctacccttcttcttgcagcgccgcctcctcgccggcaacccttcttcttgctgcgcgacCTCCTCAttgccgacccttcttcttgctgcgcggccttgtcgatatggtcaggtaatccacaccccacccacaccatcctcctcctttcccgtcccacatgccccgaccgacggcGCTACACCTTCCGCTGAAATCActgtccccctcctccaattaaccGCCGCCCACGGCCATTTTGAATgcagtataacgtggagctcagtagcatgcaGCCGCATGCGcgcacgaggtcgctatggctgccatgtgtgccgaccgccagatcttggaggagcacctcgtcttcgaggccatcgtcgacaccgccacgcggttgtctactttaaaatatagttcgtgctgttttctcgaggccaccgccagtgccttctagtgatttgtcctctataatgttaatatgcaatctgatgttcacttaatagtttggtcctctgaaatgtaatgtttagttaacactttggtccaacaattgctacatttcgtagtactgttct is drawn from Aegilops tauschii subsp. strangulata cultivar AL8/78 chromosome 1, Aet v6.0, whole genome shotgun sequence and contains these coding sequences:
- the LOC109746754 gene encoding uncharacterized mitochondrial protein AtMg00820-like — encoded protein: MTRSRAGIHRHSTHYAADEYARVVSTSSSPSSPIPSSARAALCDPHWLAAMREEFNALQRNRTWHLVPWPPRANVISGKWVFCHKTHADGSPERYKARWVVRGFRQRAGMDFTDTFAPVVKPGTICTVLQLAISRAWPVH